CGGGATGAGCACCGCCTACCTCACGATGGAGGCCGACCTGGGCTACGACTCCGCGGACGTCGGCGCGCTCTGTTTCTCCGGCGTCGACTCGACCAGCTTCCGCGAGGCCGTCGACGAGGTCGAGGCCATCCTCGAGGCGGGCCAGGCGGACACCGGCACCGAGTTCTCCGTCTCGGCGGACGACCACGGCTACCACTGGGTCGTCCTCGAGGACTCGGATCCGGAGGATCTGATCACCAGCCTCCACTTCGCCGCGGATACGTTCATCGAACACGGCTACGGCTCGCGGCTGCTCGCGGCAGTGTTCGCCTACCGAAACGAGGACGGCCCGGCCTACTGGATCTACTCGTTCCGCCGGGGTCGGTTCTACCCGTTCGCACCCCGTCCCGGTCGGGAGCGGGATTCGAACGCGGAGTTCAA
This genomic window from Natronococcus occultus SP4 contains:
- the pspAB gene encoding PspA-associated protein PspAB, translated to MGLLDGIRSLLGTRAESDAKRDADPDDLFGMSTAYLTMEADLGYDSADVGALCFSGVDSTSFREAVDEVEAILEAGQADTGTEFSVSADDHGYHWVVLEDSDPEDLITSLHFAADTFIEHGYGSRLLAAVFAYRNEDGPAYWIYSFRRGRFYPFAPRPGRERDSNAEFKLEATLDGELEIEREKEYWYPLWPSEGGTHPWE